The Vicia villosa cultivar HV-30 ecotype Madison, WI linkage group LG1, Vvil1.0, whole genome shotgun sequence genome includes a region encoding these proteins:
- the LOC131608257 gene encoding uncharacterized protein LOC131608257: MEDEDNEINPFTSLLIDGDDIPIAFTTVQDDSPKQELLQKHFLRSIQSTVTIRQLPSEGISFQLWPTATTLVSLLDNHRINPTNSPLSTVFTSRNARILELGSGTGIVGIVAAVTLGSNVTLTDLPHVVPNLKFNAEANAAVVGSSGGTVTFAPLRWGHADDVEVIGREFDVIVASDVVYHDHLYEPLIETLRLLLIGKKIVFLMAHTKRWKKESVFFNKARKYFLIDVLHVDTPCNGSRVGVVVYRFVGKS; encoded by the coding sequence ATGGAAGACGAAGACAACGAAATAAATCCTTTCACAAGCCTCCTAATCGACGGCGATGACATACCCATTGCATTCACTACCGTACAAGACGATTCACCAAAGCAAGAATTGCTTCAAAAACATTTCCTCCGTTCGATTCAATCAACGGTTACAATTCGTCAGCTCCCATCGGAGGGCATCTCCTTCCAGCTCTGGCCCACCGCCACCACTCTCGTCTCCCTCCTCGACAACCACCGCATAAATCCCACCAACAGCCCTCTCTCCACCGTCTTCACATCACGCAACGCCAGGATCCTCGAACTCGGCTCCGGCACCGGAATAGTCGGTATAGTCGCCGCCGTTACTCTCGGAAGCAACGTAACCCTAACGGATCTCCCTCACGTAGTTCCCAATCTCAAGTTCAACGCGGAAGCCAACGCGGCCGTTGTGGGGTCCAGCGGTGGGACAGTTACATTTGCACCGTTGAGGTGGGGCCATGCTGATGACGTGGAGGTTATTGGGAGAGAGTTTGATGTTATCGTAGCTTCGGACGTAGTGTATCATGATCATCTTTATGAACCGTTGATTGAAACGCTGCGTTTGTTGTTGATTGGGAAGAAGATTGTGTTTTTGATGGCACATACgaagaggtggaagaaagagTCGGTTTTCTTTAATAAAGCGAGGAAGTACTTTTTGATTGATGTTTTGCATGTTGACACTCCTTGTAATGGTTCTAGAGTTGGTGTTGTTGTTTATCGTTTTGTTGGCAAGAGTTAG
- the LOC131608267 gene encoding uncharacterized protein LOC131608267 has protein sequence MEDDDEINPFSHLLTDEDNKPNALSTVQNGSPNHELLQKHFLRSIQSTVTIRLLPSEGLSFQLWPAATSLVSLLDSHRINPTNSPLSTVFPTHNANANANAPLRILELGSGTGIVGIVAAATLGSNVTLTDLPHVVPNLKFNAEANAGVVGSSGGNVTYAPLRWGHADDVEVIGREFDVIVASDVVYHDHLYEPLIETLRLLLVGVGKKIVFVMAHMKRWKKECVFFKKARKHFRIDVLHVDTPCNGSRVGVVVYRFVGKV, from the coding sequence ATGGAAGACGACGATGAAATAAACCCTTTCTCGCACCTCTTAACCGACGAAGATAACAAACCAAACGCATTATCCACCGTACAAAATGGTTCACCAAACCATGAGTTGCTTCAGAAGCATTTCCTCCGTTCGATTCAATCTACGGTCACCATTCGCCTCCTCCCATCAGAAGGCCTCTCCTTCCAGCTCTGGCCCGCCGCCACATCTCTCGTCTCCCTCCTTGACAGCCACCGTATCAATCCCACCAACAGCCCTCTCTCCACCGTCTTCCCAACACACAACGCCAACGCCAACGCCAACGCCCCTTTGAGGATCCTTGAACTCGGCTCCGGCACCGGAATAGTCGGTATAGTCGCTGCCGCTACTCTCGGAAGCAACGTAACCCTAACGGACCTCCCTCATGTAGTTCCCAATCTGAAGTTCAACGCGGAAGCCAACGCGGGTGTTGTGGGGTCCAGCGGTGGGAATGTTACGTATGCGCCGTTAAGGTGGGGCCATGCTGATGACGTGGAGGTTATTGGGAGAGAGTTTGATGTTATTGTAGCTTCGGATGTAGTGTATCATGATCATCTCTATGAGCCGTTGATTGAAACGCTGCGTTTATTGTTGGTTGGGGTTGGGAAGAAGATTGTGTTTGTGATGGCTCATATGAAAAGGTGGAAAAAGGAGTGTGTGTTCTTTAAGAAAGCTAGGAAACATTTTCGCATAGATGTTTTGCATGTTGATACTCCTTGCAATGGTTCTAGAGTTGGTGTTGTTGTTTATCGTTTTGTTGGGAAGGTTTAA